The following are from one region of the Stigmatella ashevillena genome:
- a CDS encoding SAM hydrolase/SAM-dependent halogenase family protein, which yields MRLAVRSVFMLLLWATGGWAQAPSSAPTPSAPSLPTVVFMTDFGVRDDSVAICKGVMLGLEPRLRIVDLSHDVVPYSVLDGARFLAGTAPYYPAGTVFAAVVDPGVGSARRALVVKTRRGQFFVLPDNGLITLVERQEGVVEAREITNRLWHLAPELSSTFHGRDVFAPVAARLARGEDWTQVGAPVEGWVRLEIPEAQVTDAALRGTVLAIEHPYGNLVTNVEGALLAKLGYQRGDTVRVSFGKGRELRLPFVSTFSEVPVGKPLVYVDSRGRVGFAVNQGSFAQTHGVRPLTPWLLKRK from the coding sequence ATGCGTCTGGCCGTTCGCTCCGTCTTCATGCTGCTCCTCTGGGCGACAGGTGGATGGGCCCAAGCGCCCTCCTCCGCGCCCACGCCCTCCGCGCCCTCCCTCCCCACGGTCGTGTTCATGACGGACTTCGGCGTGCGGGATGACTCGGTGGCCATCTGCAAAGGGGTGATGCTCGGCCTGGAGCCCCGGCTGCGCATCGTGGATCTGTCGCACGACGTGGTGCCCTACTCGGTGCTGGATGGGGCGCGGTTTCTCGCGGGCACGGCGCCGTACTACCCGGCAGGCACGGTGTTCGCCGCTGTGGTGGACCCCGGCGTCGGCAGCGCGCGCCGGGCCCTGGTGGTGAAGACGCGGAGAGGACAGTTCTTCGTCCTCCCCGACAACGGCCTCATCACCCTCGTGGAGCGGCAAGAGGGCGTGGTGGAGGCGAGGGAAATCACCAACCGCCTCTGGCACCTCGCCCCGGAGCTGTCCTCCACATTCCATGGCCGGGACGTGTTCGCCCCGGTGGCGGCGCGCCTGGCGCGGGGAGAGGACTGGACGCAGGTGGGTGCCCCCGTGGAGGGCTGGGTGCGGCTGGAGATTCCCGAGGCCCAGGTGACGGACGCGGCGCTGCGCGGCACGGTGCTCGCCATCGAGCACCCCTACGGCAACCTCGTCACCAACGTGGAAGGAGCGCTGCTGGCGAAGCTCGGCTACCAGCGCGGGGACACGGTGCGCGTCTCTTTTGGAAAAGGCCGCGAGCTGCGCCTGCCCTTCGTCTCCACCTTCAGCGAGGTGCCCGTGGGCAAGCCGCTGGTGTACGTGGACTCCCGGGGACGCGTGGGCTTCGCGGTGAATCAGGGCAGCTTCGCCCAGACCCACGGCGTGCGCCCCCTCACGCCGTGGCTCCTGAAGCGGAAGTAA
- a CDS encoding chalcone isomerase family protein: MARDPGVRSRTRFFSLLEEKGRALAVEWDGRGRRMVRGGFWMGARLVVLSAVLVAGLSEAREVGGVKMPDTLQLQGRQLELAHMALKEKLFFNVYVWGLYMEQVPRVQSEAIAANSLKQLHFRFLRKVRRDQLLDAFRQGLSSNADLRSGPLQQQLETLLTSLKDVSKGDNLVITYVPETGLQVSGEASGGVVIPGKPFADALFSAWLHRHPVFAR; encoded by the coding sequence ATGGCGCGCGATCCAGGGGTGCGGAGCCGCACCCGGTTCTTCTCCTTATTAGAGGAGAAGGGCAGGGCGCTCGCCGTGGAATGGGATGGGAGGGGGCGGCGGATGGTTCGGGGCGGATTTTGGATGGGGGCGCGGTTAGTGGTGTTGAGCGCGGTGCTCGTGGCGGGGCTCTCGGAGGCGCGGGAGGTGGGCGGCGTGAAGATGCCGGACACCCTTCAGCTTCAGGGCCGGCAGCTGGAGCTGGCGCACATGGCCCTCAAGGAGAAGCTCTTCTTCAACGTCTACGTGTGGGGGCTCTATATGGAGCAGGTTCCCCGCGTGCAGTCCGAGGCCATCGCGGCCAACTCGCTCAAGCAGCTGCACTTCCGCTTCCTGCGCAAGGTGCGCCGGGACCAGCTCCTGGACGCCTTCCGTCAGGGGCTCTCCAGCAACGCGGATCTGCGCTCGGGCCCCTTGCAGCAGCAACTGGAGACGCTGCTAACGTCCCTGAAGGATGTGAGCAAGGGCGATAACCTCGTCATCACCTACGTGCCGGAGACGGGGCTCCAGGTGTCGGGCGAGGCGTCCGGTGGGGTTGTCATTCCTGGCAAGCCCTTCGCGGATGCGCTCTTCTCCGCCTGGCTGCACCGGCACCCCGTCTTCGCGCGCTGA